Proteins found in one Oribacterium sp. oral taxon 102 genomic segment:
- a CDS encoding GtrA family protein: MKLFWKRLLRSEAVLYLVAGVLTTAVNFVCFHGLDLGLFRSGLSARMSYQIAYAAAFFAAVIFAYWTNKFFVFRNFRLEPLYLLREFSGFFAARLVSGLLTFVLLVGFIELLHFGHSLAWLSTTTVNLVFNYLASKFWIFKK; this comes from the coding sequence ATGAAGCTATTTTGGAAAAGGCTGCTGCGGAGCGAGGCTGTGCTGTATCTCGTCGCAGGTGTCCTTACGACGGCGGTAAACTTCGTATGCTTTCACGGGCTGGATCTGGGACTTTTCCGGAGCGGGCTTTCGGCGCGTATGAGCTATCAGATTGCCTATGCCGCCGCCTTTTTCGCCGCGGTAATCTTTGCCTACTGGACGAATAAGTTTTTTGTATTCCGGAACTTCCGGCTGGAGCCGCTCTATCTTCTGCGGGAGTTCTCCGGTTTTTTTGCTGCGCGGCTCGTATCTGGGCTTCTGACCTTTGTGCTGCTCGTCGGCTTCATCGAGCTCCTGCATTTTGGGCACAGCCTCGCGTGGCTGTCCACAACGACGGTGAATCTGGTATTCAACTATCTGGCGAGCAAGTTCTGGATCTTTAAGAAGTGA
- a CDS encoding CarD family transcriptional regulator — MFRIGEYVVYGCKGIHRILDTTHLSLDGVSRDRLYYVMQPLGTENGAIYAPVDAEKLNMRSVMTKAQAERFLLSIPSIALLDSQSNKQREDAYKSCIRSSDPNKLMRVIKTLLRRKTERKRSGKRLTVSDVHCLEQAEDILFSELCLVLGLERPALLALVQESIG, encoded by the coding sequence ATGTTCCGAATCGGAGAATACGTCGTTTACGGCTGCAAGGGGATCCACCGGATTCTCGATACGACCCATCTCTCGCTGGATGGCGTCTCGAGGGATCGGCTCTACTATGTCATGCAGCCGCTGGGAACGGAGAACGGTGCCATCTATGCCCCGGTCGATGCCGAGAAGCTCAACATGCGGAGCGTAATGACGAAGGCGCAGGCGGAGCGCTTCCTCCTCTCCATTCCGTCCATCGCTCTTCTCGACAGCCAGAGCAACAAGCAGCGGGAGGATGCCTACAAAAGCTGTATCCGCAGCTCCGACCCGAACAAGCTGATGCGTGTGATCAAGACCCTTCTCCGGCGGAAGACAGAGCGGAAGCGCAGCGGAAAACGGCTGACCGTCTCCGACGTACATTGTCTGGAGCAGGCGGAGGACATCCTCTTTTCGGAGCTCTGTCTGGTGCTCGGACTGGAGCGCCCGGCACTTCTCGCGCTCGTGCAGGAATCCATAGGCTAA
- the rlmH gene encoding 23S rRNA (pseudouridine(1915)-N(3))-methyltransferase RlmH, which yields MKLRLLTVGRMKEAYWRDAVAEYAKRLSSYCTLEILEVADEKTPEHAPAAAERKIKETEGKRLLTRIPERSFVVVLAIEGEMLSSEALSAALSEQLLRGMSDITLVIGGSLGLSPEVLARADRKLSFSRLTFPHQLMRVMVLEQLYRAFRIRAGEPYHK from the coding sequence ATGAAGCTGAGACTTCTCACGGTAGGCAGAATGAAGGAAGCATACTGGAGGGACGCTGTCGCAGAATATGCGAAGCGTCTCTCTTCGTATTGCACGCTGGAGATCCTTGAGGTCGCGGATGAAAAAACGCCGGAGCATGCTCCGGCGGCAGCAGAACGAAAAATCAAAGAAACAGAGGGAAAGCGTCTGCTTACAAGAATCCCGGAGCGCTCCTTCGTCGTCGTTCTCGCGATCGAGGGAGAGATGCTGAGCTCGGAGGCACTTTCCGCGGCGCTCTCCGAGCAGCTGCTTCGCGGGATGAGCGATATCACGCTGGTAATCGGCGGGTCGCTGGGCTTGTCTCCGGAGGTTCTTGCTCGGGCGGACAGGAAGCTGAGCTTCTCGAGACTGACCTTCCCGCATCAGCTGATGCGGGTCATGGTACTGGAGCAGCTCTACCGCGCGTTCCGAATCAGGGCAGGGGAACCGTATCATAAATAA
- a CDS encoding valine--tRNA ligase, whose product MRELAKTYDPSEVEDRIYEMWMKGNCFHAEVNADRKPFTIMMPPPNVTGQLHMGHALDNTLQDSLIRFKRMQGFEALWQPGCDHAAIATEVKVTNKLKEQGIDKHTLGREGFLREAWKWKEEYEDRIVNQLHKIGSSADWERLRFTMDEGCSHAVQTTFLNLYRKGYIYRGSRIINWCPVCQTSLSDAEVIHEEQEGSFWHINYPIVGEEGRFVEIATTRPETLLGDTAVAVNPEDERYRDLIGKELSLPLTGRTIPVIADEYVDKEFGTGCVKITPAHDPNDFEVGRRHQLPEINILNNDATICCPGSKYDGMDRYAAREAVVEDLRALGLLVKVVPHLHNVGTHDRCGTTVEPMIKPQWFVRMEEMAKPAIEAVKSGALQFVPENYSKTYLHWLENIKDWCISRQLWWGHRIPAYYCMDCGEMAVAEEMPETCPHCGGKHFRQDEDTLDTWFSSALWPFETLGWPEDTEAYRYFYPTDVLVTGYDIIFFWVVRMVFSGIEQTGKLPFSKVLIHGLVRDDQGRKMSKSLGNGIDPLEVIERYGADALRMTLLTGNAPGNDMRFYWSRVEASRNFMNKVWNASRFIMMNLDKAELPVEVPKELTIADKWILSKLNAVITEVTRNMEAFDLGIALDKIQSFLWEEFCDWYIEMVKPRLYSEGDETKSAALWTLQHVLTTGLKLLHPFCPFITEEIFDTLTDPETPLIRETWPVFEPRFDFAREETELETIKEAVRRVRAIRTEMNVAPSRRAKVYVVSGNAATADIFERSRVFFATLAYASEVIVQADREGISADAVSVVIPDANLYIPFAELVDIEKEKERLRKEQKRLTGEIARSNGMLCNDRFLSKAPEEKVQEEREKLQKYQQMLGQVKERLAGL is encoded by the coding sequence ATGAGGGAACTTGCGAAGACATACGATCCGTCGGAGGTAGAGGATCGGATCTATGAGATGTGGATGAAGGGGAACTGCTTCCATGCGGAGGTTAATGCGGACAGGAAGCCGTTTACGATCATGATGCCGCCGCCCAATGTCACCGGCCAGCTGCACATGGGACACGCGCTGGACAATACGCTGCAGGATTCCCTGATCCGTTTCAAGAGAATGCAGGGCTTCGAGGCGCTCTGGCAGCCGGGCTGCGACCATGCCGCGATCGCGACGGAGGTCAAGGTCACCAATAAGCTGAAGGAGCAGGGCATCGACAAGCATACGCTCGGCAGAGAGGGCTTCCTCCGCGAGGCATGGAAGTGGAAGGAGGAGTACGAGGACCGGATTGTAAACCAGCTCCATAAGATCGGCTCCTCCGCGGATTGGGAGAGACTTCGCTTCACGATGGATGAGGGCTGCTCCCATGCGGTGCAGACGACCTTCCTGAACCTGTATCGGAAGGGCTATATCTACAGGGGTTCACGGATCATCAACTGGTGTCCGGTCTGCCAGACCTCGCTGTCCGACGCGGAGGTTATTCACGAGGAGCAGGAAGGGAGCTTCTGGCATATCAACTATCCGATCGTCGGAGAAGAGGGCAGATTCGTCGAGATCGCGACGACTCGTCCGGAGACACTGCTCGGTGATACCGCGGTGGCGGTCAATCCGGAAGACGAGAGATACCGAGACCTGATCGGGAAGGAGCTTTCGCTCCCGTTGACCGGCCGCACGATTCCGGTGATTGCGGACGAGTATGTGGATAAGGAATTTGGAACCGGCTGCGTGAAGATCACGCCGGCGCATGATCCGAACGATTTCGAGGTTGGCAGGCGCCATCAGCTTCCGGAGATCAATATTCTGAACAATGACGCTACGATCTGCTGTCCGGGATCGAAATACGATGGCATGGATCGCTACGCGGCGCGGGAGGCGGTCGTGGAGGATCTCCGGGCACTCGGCCTCCTGGTCAAGGTGGTTCCGCATCTTCATAATGTCGGCACGCACGACCGCTGCGGGACGACGGTGGAGCCGATGATCAAGCCGCAGTGGTTTGTAAGAATGGAGGAGATGGCAAAGCCGGCGATTGAGGCGGTAAAGAGCGGAGCGCTGCAGTTCGTCCCGGAAAATTACAGCAAGACCTACCTGCATTGGCTGGAGAACATCAAGGACTGGTGTATTTCGAGGCAGCTCTGGTGGGGACATCGGATTCCTGCATATTACTGCATGGACTGCGGGGAGATGGCCGTCGCAGAGGAGATGCCGGAGACCTGTCCACACTGCGGCGGGAAGCATTTCCGGCAGGACGAGGATACACTCGACACCTGGTTCTCGAGCGCGCTCTGGCCGTTTGAAACGCTGGGCTGGCCGGAGGACACCGAGGCATACCGGTATTTCTATCCGACAGATGTGCTTGTCACCGGCTATGACATTATTTTCTTCTGGGTAGTCCGCATGGTATTTTCCGGCATCGAGCAGACCGGGAAGCTTCCGTTCTCGAAGGTGCTGATCCACGGACTGGTGCGGGACGATCAGGGACGCAAGATGAGCAAGTCCCTCGGCAACGGCATCGATCCGCTGGAGGTGATTGAGAGGTACGGCGCGGATGCGCTCCGCATGACGCTCCTTACCGGCAACGCGCCGGGCAACGATATGCGCTTCTACTGGTCGCGGGTGGAGGCGTCCCGGAACTTCATGAACAAGGTCTGGAACGCGTCCCGCTTCATTATGATGAATCTCGACAAGGCAGAGCTTCCGGTGGAGGTGCCGAAGGAGCTGACGATCGCGGACAAGTGGATCCTCTCGAAGCTGAATGCCGTAATCACAGAGGTAACGCGGAATATGGAAGCGTTCGATCTGGGGATCGCCCTCGATAAGATACAGAGCTTCCTCTGGGAGGAGTTCTGCGACTGGTACATCGAGATGGTGAAGCCGCGGCTCTACAGTGAAGGAGACGAGACGAAGTCCGCGGCGCTCTGGACGCTGCAGCATGTGCTGACGACGGGGCTGAAGCTCCTGCATCCGTTCTGCCCGTTCATCACGGAGGAGATCTTCGACACACTGACGGATCCGGAGACGCCGCTGATCCGGGAGACATGGCCTGTATTCGAGCCGCGCTTCGACTTCGCAAGGGAGGAGACAGAGCTTGAGACCATCAAGGAGGCAGTGCGAAGAGTCCGGGCAATTCGTACCGAGATGAATGTCGCGCCGTCCCGCAGAGCGAAGGTCTATGTCGTGAGCGGGAACGCGGCGACAGCGGACATCTTCGAGAGGAGCCGTGTCTTTTTCGCGACACTTGCCTATGCCTCCGAGGTCATCGTACAGGCGGATCGGGAGGGCATCTCCGCAGATGCCGTTTCCGTGGTGATCCCGGATGCGAACCTCTATATCCCGTTTGCGGAGCTTGTGGATATCGAGAAGGAGAAAGAACGGCTCCGAAAGGAACAGAAGCGGCTCACGGGAGAGATCGCCCGCTCGAACGGCATGCTCTGTAATGATCGCTTCCTCTCTAAGGCACCGGAGGAAAAGGTACAGGAGGAGCGGGAGAAGCTGCAGAAATATCAGCAGATGCTCGGGCAGGTCAAGGAAAGGCTCGCCGGGCTGTAA
- a CDS encoding DUF5716 family protein — protein MSRNIGISLDDDFTELCIGTEGQERTLPTMLCKKKNSDTWLIGEAAYKATLDGSGVLVDKLLSLLRKNGTATIEHTCYSGEELMERFLRTILSEDWKAAEESAEPATEKPAEPSAEKRSFLTILPAGSSLSEEEAETAEAPNSESGQEPAGEEGGNEAVVLSIRRAEQELFRKLGTILERICGKAVHAVVVSHTEAYVHYILHQDKNLYSRLVGMFELSNQCLYYYEMQVSRGSRRYAMAGSEAQEEAFSLDILKTPSGIRIADRILSALADRNLHKKSFSSIFLSGRGFETTDFAPDFMRRLCRGRRVCIEPRIFAIGALCYARLLSQGEKEEYTILCDTRASCDVSVRVVQKEREQRLPIIHAGDCWANRSMECEMILDRQNYVDFQLSPLLGGQRPAQLRMLLTGFPERENRTTRISLNADFLDAGRLRVTVKDLGFGELFPASSAVVSEEIDLRRTMGDG, from the coding sequence GTGAGTCGAAATATAGGAATCTCGCTGGACGATGATTTTACAGAGCTCTGTATCGGGACAGAGGGTCAGGAGCGTACGCTCCCGACCATGCTCTGCAAAAAGAAAAACAGTGATACATGGCTTATCGGAGAGGCAGCGTACAAGGCGACGCTGGACGGCTCCGGCGTGCTGGTGGATAAGCTTCTGTCCCTGCTCCGAAAGAATGGAACTGCCACGATAGAGCATACCTGCTACAGCGGAGAGGAGCTCATGGAGCGTTTCCTCCGGACAATTCTGTCCGAGGATTGGAAAGCGGCGGAGGAATCGGCGGAGCCTGCGACGGAAAAGCCTGCGGAGCCCTCGGCGGAGAAGCGCAGCTTCCTTACGATCCTCCCGGCGGGCAGCAGCCTGTCCGAGGAGGAAGCGGAGACGGCGGAAGCGCCGAACTCGGAGAGCGGGCAGGAGCCTGCGGGAGAAGAGGGAGGAAACGAGGCCGTCGTTCTCTCGATCCGCAGGGCAGAGCAGGAGCTCTTCCGTAAGCTCGGGACGATACTGGAGCGGATCTGCGGTAAAGCGGTGCATGCCGTCGTCGTTAGCCACACAGAAGCGTATGTACATTATATCCTGCATCAGGACAAGAACCTCTACAGCCGTCTGGTTGGGATGTTCGAGCTTTCAAACCAGTGTCTCTATTACTATGAGATGCAGGTTTCCCGCGGGAGCCGCCGTTATGCAATGGCCGGTTCGGAGGCGCAGGAGGAGGCGTTCAGCCTGGACATCCTGAAAACACCCTCCGGAATTCGGATCGCGGATCGTATTCTCTCGGCACTTGCGGATCGGAACCTGCATAAGAAGTCCTTCAGCTCCATCTTCCTGAGCGGACGGGGCTTCGAGACGACAGATTTCGCGCCGGACTTCATGCGCCGGCTCTGCCGGGGACGGCGTGTCTGCATTGAGCCGCGGATCTTCGCGATCGGTGCGCTCTGCTATGCCCGTCTTTTATCGCAGGGAGAGAAGGAGGAATATACCATCCTCTGCGATACCCGCGCGAGCTGCGATGTCTCTGTCCGGGTCGTGCAGAAGGAGAGAGAGCAGAGGCTGCCGATCATCCATGCCGGAGACTGCTGGGCGAATCGTTCGATGGAGTGCGAGATGATTCTGGATCGGCAGAACTATGTGGACTTTCAGCTGAGCCCTCTGCTCGGCGGGCAGCGTCCGGCGCAGCTTCGGATGCTTCTCACGGGCTTCCCCGAGAGGGAGAACCGAACCACGCGGATCTCGCTGAATGCAGATTTTCTGGATGCCGGACGTCTTCGCGTCACGGTGAAGGATCTGGGCTTCGGGGAGCTTTTCCCGGCGAGCAGCGCCGTGGTTTCGGAGGAGATTGACCTCCGGCGGACAATGGGGGATGGGTAA